Proteins encoded within one genomic window of Triticum aestivum cultivar Chinese Spring chromosome 2D, IWGSC CS RefSeq v2.1, whole genome shotgun sequence:
- the LOC123052443 gene encoding mixed-linked glucan synthase 2, which produces MAAAVTRRANALRAEAPDGNAESGRASLAADSPAAKRAVDAKDDVWVAADEGDTSGAIAGDGNRPPLFRTFKVKGSILHPYRFMILVRLVAIVAFFAWRVKHKNHDGVWLWATSMVADVWFGFSWLLNQLPKLNPVKRVPDLAALADHSGDANLPGIDIFVTTVDPVDEPLLYTVNTILSILATDYPVDKYACYLSDDGGTLVHYEAMIEVANFAVLWVPFCRKYCVEPRSPENYFGMKTQPYAGSMAGEFMRDHRRVRREYDEFKVRVDSLSTTIRQRSDAYNSSKKGDGVRATWMADGTQWPGTWIEQVENHRRGQHAGIVQVILGHPSCKPQLGSPASADNPLDFSNVDTRLPMLVYMSREKRPGYNHQKKAGAMNVMLRVSAMLSNAPFVVNFDGDHYINNSQALRAPMCFMLDPRDGQNTAFVQFPQRFDDVDPTDRYANHNRVFFDGTMLSLNGLQGPSYLGTGTMFRRVALYGMEPPRYRAENIKLAGKVNEFGSSTSFINSMPDGAIQERSITPVLVDEALSNDLATLMTCAYEDGSSWGRDVGWVYNIATEDVVTGFRMHRQGWRSMYCSMEPAAFRGTAPINLTERLYQVLRWSGGSLEMFFSHSNALMAGRRLHPLQRVAYLNMSTYPIVTVFILAYNLFPVLWLFSEQFYIQRPFGTYIMYLVAVIAMIHVIGMFEVKWAGITLLDWCRNEQFYMIGATGVYPTAVLYMALKLVTGKGIYFRLTSKQTDACSNDKFADLYTVRWVPLLLPTIVVLVVNVAAVGAAIGKAAAWGFFTDQARHVLLGMLFNVWILVLLYPFALGIMGKWGKRPVILFVMLVMAIGAVGLVYVALHAPYPADFSEVAASLGEASLTGPSG; this is translated from the exons ATGGCCGCGGCAGTCACTCGCAGAGCCAACGCCCTCCGCgccgaggccccggacgggaacgccGAGAGCGGCCGCGCCAGCCTAGCAGCAGACTCCCCCGCCGCCAAGCGGGCTGTCGACGCCAAGGACGACGTGTGGGTGGCCGCGGACGAGGGAGACACGTCGGGAGCCATCGCCGGCGACGGCAACCGGCCGCCGCTGTTCCGGACCTTCAAGGTCAAGGGAAGCATCCTGCATCCTTACAG GTTCATGATCCTCGTCCGCTTGGTCGccatcgtcgccttcttcgcgtggCGCGTGAAGCACAAGAACCATGACGGCGTGTGGCTGTGGGCCACGTCCATGGTCGCCGACGTCTGGTTCGGCTTCTCGTGGCTCCTCAACCAGCTGCCCAAGCTCAACCCCGTCAAGCGCGTCCCCGACCTGGCCGCCCTCGCGGACCACTCCGGCGACGCCAACCTGCCGGGCATCGACATATTCGTCACCACAGTCGACCCCGTGGACGAACCCCTCTTGTACACCGTGAACACCATCCTCTCTATCCTGGCCACCGACTACCCCGTCGACAAGTACGCCTGCTACCTCTCGGACGACGGCGGAACGCTGGTGCACTACGAGGCGATGATCGAAGTTGCCAATTTCGCTGTCCTGTGGGTCCCTTTTTGTCGGAAGTACTGTGTAGAGCCAAGATCCCCCGAGAACTATTTTGGGATGAAGACGCAGCCGTACGCCGGGAGCATGGCTGGAGAATTCATGAGGGATCATAGGCGTGTGCGCAGAGAGTATGATGAGTTCAAGGTGAGGGTAGACTCCCTTTCCACCACCATCCGCCAACGATCTGATGCGTACAACTCGAGCAAGAAAGGAGATGGTGTACGTGCAACCTGGATGGCTGATGGGACACAATGGCCTGGTACATGGATCGAGCAGGTTGAGAACCACCGGAGAGGACAACATGCTGGAATTGTTCAG GTCATACTAGGCCATCCAAGTTGTAAACCACAACTGGGATCGCCGGCGAGCGCCGACAATCCACTTGACTTCAGCAACGTTGACACGAGGCTCCCCATGCTCGTCTACATGTCCCGGGAGAAGCGCCCCGGTTATAACCACCAAAAGAAGGCGGGCGCCATGAACGTGATGCTCCGTGTCTCGGCTATGCTCTCCAACGCGCCCTTCGTCGTCAACTTTGACGGCGACCACTACATCAACAACTCGCAAGCTCTCCGCGCCCCTATGTGCTTCATGCTCGACCCACGCGACGGTCAGAACACGGCCTTCGTCCAGTTCCCGCAGCGCTTCGACGACGTCGACCCGACGGACCGCTACGCCAACCACAACCGTGTCTTCTTCGACGGCACCATGCTCTCCCTCAACGGCCTCCAAGGGCCTTCCTACCTCGGCACCGGCACCATGTTCCGCCGTGTCGCGCTCTATGGCATGGAGCCACCACGTTACAGAGCGGAGAACATCAAGCTTGCAGGTAAGGTCAATGAGTTCGGTAGCTCGACGTCGTTCATAAACTCGATGCCGGATGGGGCAATCCAGGAGCGGTCTATCACGCCCGTGTTGGTCGACGAGGCACTCAGCAATGACCTGGCTACCCTGATGACGTGCGCCTACGAGGACGGGAGTTCATGGGGCAGAGACGTCGGGTGGGTGTACAACATCGCGACGGAGGACGTGGTGACCGGATTTCGCATGCACCGGCAAGGGTGGCGCTCCATGTATTGCTCCATGGAGCCGGCCGCCTTCCGCGGAACGGCTCCCATCAACCTCACCGAGCGCCTCTACCAGGTGCTCCGGTGGTCGGGCGGCTCCTTGGAGATGTTCTTCTCCCACAGCAACGCTCTCATGGCCGGCCGCCGGCTCCACCCTCTGCAGCGCGTCGCCTACCTCAACATGTCGACCTACCCGATCGTCACGGTGTTCATCCTGGCGTACAACCTCTTCCCCGTTCTCTGGCTCTTCTCCGAGCAGTTCTACATCCAGAGGCCTTTCGGCACGTACATCATGTACCTCGTCGCCGTCATAGCGATGATCCACGTGATCGGCATGTTCGAGGTGAAATGGGCGGGGATCACGCTGCTCGACTGGTGCCGCAACGAGCAGTTCTACATGATCGGGGCCACGGGCGTGTACCCGACGGCGGTGCTTTACATGGCGCTCAAGCTCGTCACCGGGAAGGGGATATACTTCAGGCTCACGTCCAAGCAGACGGACGCCTGCTCCAATGACAAGTTCGCCGACCTGTACACCGTGCGGTGGGTGCCGCTGCTGCTCCCGACCATCGTGGTGCTCGTCGTGAACGTCGCGGCCGTCGGGGCAGCGATAGGCAAGGCGGCGGCATGGGGGTTCTTCACGGACCAGGCGCGGCACGTGCTGCTCGGGATGTTGTTCAACGTGTGGATCCTCGTGCTCCTCTACCCGTTTGCGCTCGGGATCATGGGGAAATGGGGGAAGAGGCCCGTCATCCTGTTCGTCATGTTGGTCATGGCCATTGGGGCCGTCGGGCTCGTGTATGTCGCCCTCCATGCTCCGTACCCAGCTGATTTTTCAGAAGTTGCAGCTTCTCTTGGTGAAGCATCGCTGACCGGGCCATCTGGGTAG